In Candidatus Nitrosarchaeum limnium SFB1, the following proteins share a genomic window:
- a CDS encoding hypothetical protein (hypothetical protein CENSYa_1790), with protein MKDINDILPKIPNMRWGALMNKAPTNEKVEEMNKIFPHNGKWHTVFEEKDQVTIDGKQIWKKDPKKWT; from the coding sequence ATGAAAGACATTAACGATATTCTTCCAAAAATCCCAAACATGAGATGGGGAGCTTTGATGAATAAAGCACCAACAAATGAAAAGGTTGAAGAGATGAATAAAATATTCCCTCATAATGGAAAATGGCATACCGTATTTGAAGAAAAAGATCAAGTGACAATTGATGGTAAACAAATTTGGAAAAAAGATCCTAAAAAGTGGACCTAA
- a CDS encoding Propanoyl-CoA C-acyltransferase, with translation MTFVEKVCVLGAGSTKYGKLSESIADITTQASVLAIENAGIDPKEIKASYISNVFGVADKQVHLGPVLMSRLGIPDKPSLTIESACGSGSVSFREAYANVAAGFYDCLVVTGVEKVTHTGTEWTTTYFAYCSDFFYEGQAGASFPGLFASMARAYLTEFGATEEDFARVAVKNHDNGFLNPKAHMQKKITIDDVLNSPVVASPLKLYDCCPFSDGASSVILCSEKFAKAHGGNYIEVIGSGRGGSPAALQGREHMTTIPSTKIAAADAYKMAGITAKDIDFAEVHDCFTIAEIVDTEDLGFFEKGKGVQAVREGRTKLNSDISINPSGGLKSKGHPIGATGVGQVVEVFDQLTGKAGARTVKDAKIGLTHNFGATGASCAVHIFQSV, from the coding sequence GTGACATTTGTGGAAAAGGTTTGCGTTCTTGGTGCTGGTAGCACGAAATATGGAAAATTATCTGAAAGTATAGCCGATATTACTACTCAGGCATCAGTTTTAGCCATAGAAAATGCAGGTATTGATCCAAAAGAGATCAAAGCATCTTACATTTCAAACGTCTTTGGTGTTGCAGACAAGCAGGTACATCTTGGACCTGTTTTAATGAGTAGATTAGGAATTCCAGATAAACCATCATTAACAATTGAATCTGCATGTGGAAGCGGCTCTGTATCATTTAGAGAAGCATATGCCAATGTTGCTGCTGGTTTTTATGATTGTCTTGTAGTAACAGGTGTTGAAAAAGTGACTCACACAGGAACTGAATGGACTACAACTTACTTTGCATATTGCTCAGACTTTTTTTATGAAGGTCAAGCTGGTGCATCATTTCCAGGATTATTTGCATCAATGGCAAGAGCATATTTGACAGAATTTGGTGCAACTGAAGAAGACTTTGCAAGAGTTGCAGTAAAGAATCATGATAATGGTTTTCTTAATCCTAAAGCTCACATGCAAAAGAAAATTACAATTGATGATGTATTGAATTCTCCAGTAGTTGCAAGTCCACTAAAACTTTATGATTGTTGTCCATTCTCTGATGGTGCAAGTTCTGTTATTCTTTGTTCTGAAAAGTTTGCAAAAGCACACGGTGGTAACTATATTGAAGTCATTGGATCTGGCAGAGGCGGTTCACCTGCTGCATTGCAAGGACGTGAACACATGACTACAATTCCTAGTACAAAGATCGCAGCTGCAGATGCATACAAAATGGCAGGAATCACTGCAAAAGATATTGATTTTGCTGAAGTACATGATTGCTTTACAATTGCAGAAATTGTTGATACTGAAGATTTAGGATTCTTTGAAAAAGGTAAAGGAGTGCAAGCTGTTCGAGAAGGTAGAACTAAATTAAATTCAGACATTTCTATTAATCCCTCAGGTGGTCTTAAATCAAAAGGACATCCTATTGGGGCTACTGGTGTAGGGCAAGTAGTAGAGGTATTTGATCAATTAACTGGTAAAGCTGGTGCAAGAACTGTCAAAGATGCAAAAATTGGCTTAACTCATAATTTTGGTGCAACTGGTGCAAGTTGTGCTGTTCATATATTCCAAAGTGTGTAA
- a CDS encoding Nitrilase/cyanide hydratase and apolipoprotein N-acyltransferase: MHYGQLGTLINSHNNKQVHFTFVSLYLFILIKIINFMKVAVVQFKASTDKETNLKKIINYIAKAAEGKATLVAFPEFMMFYTNSSQTSNQLANLAETIQGNFVSTIGNAAKENHIQVVGSFYEKSPKKNRVYDTSFVIDKSGKVISTYRKIHLYDALGFKESNKMVKGSKIAKPVKTSLGKIGMMICYDLRFPEMSRSLAVAGSEILIAPSAWVKGNLKEEHWITINKTRAIENGCYVIAPDQVGNIYCGRSIVVDPYGKILLDMKKKQGIGYVNIDLENVKKIRKVLPLLKNRRTDIYATLKA, from the coding sequence ATGCATTATGGTCAGTTAGGTACACTAATCAATTCACATAATAACAAACAGGTACATTTTACATTTGTATCACTTTATCTTTTTATTCTCATTAAAATTATAAATTTCATGAAAGTTGCAGTTGTACAATTCAAGGCTTCCACTGACAAAGAAACTAATCTCAAAAAAATTATTAATTATATTGCTAAAGCTGCAGAAGGAAAAGCAACACTTGTAGCATTTCCAGAGTTTATGATGTTTTACACAAATTCTTCACAAACATCAAATCAACTTGCAAATCTTGCAGAAACTATACAAGGAAATTTTGTTAGTACTATAGGAAATGCTGCTAAAGAAAATCATATCCAAGTAGTAGGCTCGTTTTATGAAAAGAGCCCAAAAAAAAATCGAGTATATGATACTTCATTTGTTATTGATAAATCAGGTAAAGTAATTTCAACATATAGAAAAATTCATCTTTATGATGCGTTAGGATTCAAAGAATCAAATAAAATGGTTAAGGGCTCAAAGATTGCAAAACCAGTAAAAACCTCTCTTGGAAAAATAGGAATGATGATTTGTTATGATTTAAGATTTCCTGAGATGTCAAGATCACTTGCTGTTGCAGGTTCAGAAATTTTGATTGCACCATCTGCATGGGTAAAAGGAAATCTCAAAGAGGAACACTGGATAACAATTAACAAAACAAGAGCAATTGAAAATGGTTGTTATGTGATTGCACCAGATCAAGTCGGAAATATTTATTGTGGAAGAAGCATTGTAGTTGATCCTTATGGAAAAATTTTACTTGATATGAAAAAGAAACAAGGAATTGGATATGTCAACATTGATTTGGAAAATGTAAAAAAAATCCGTAAAGTACTACCACTTCTAAAAAATAGACGAACTGATATTTATGCTACTTTGAAAGCTTAA
- a CDS encoding hypothetical protein (hypothetical protein Nmar_1630) gives MTIEEQLIEYAKQGKLLTHKCTKCGHLHLSTAYYCLKCGSKGFEDVVLDGVGSIATYTIITVAPAGFEKYTPYAFVVLQLDDTHLRISGFMAGIATPADLPVGTRAKIAGFEDGCGIIIKKQ, from the coding sequence ATGACTATTGAAGAACAACTTATTGAATATGCTAAACAGGGTAAACTCCTAACCCACAAATGTACAAAGTGTGGACATCTTCATTTGTCTACTGCATATTACTGCCTAAAGTGTGGTAGTAAGGGATTTGAAGATGTTGTTTTAGATGGTGTGGGCTCAATTGCGACATATACCATAATAACTGTGGCTCCTGCAGGATTTGAAAAATATACCCCATATGCCTTTGTCGTGCTTCAATTAGATGACACCCATTTGAGAATATCTGGTTTTATGGCGGGAATTGCAACCCCTGCAGATCTACCTGTCGGAACTAGAGCCAAAATAGCAGGTTTTGAAGACGGTTGTGGAATCATAATCAAAAAACAGTAA
- a CDS encoding hypothetical protein (hypothetical protein Nmar_1644): MNLSSFTMDLKYSSFISKIFQSKVVFLLIGFMLTSLLVSEFAFADVLIPPQEYLGYFDYQGVYTVGGNVKNQNDYAVIPTITVSVVDGENIFTKTISHVPIPPKTDIPFKIKIPEVQGQNPVLLEAKLNFVKTQKDPISIQVLYDNTLIKHDDGHVTGRIKNIGNQTVFNPKILAIVHGHEKVLDIVNNIEYIEKIEPNQILNFSMYPDPSITDKVFFYSCFAPLDTTVVPVIAKKNGGDFDFRYDSGAWYSAAKFNEEGTVLTMRGYNSYPLETYANFEFPQISGKEKFIVTLNDKPVKFIQSVDEAGFWHVAFNVDPISQGTLKITGFEKGLPPETSKIPKWIKTNANWWSTDQISDSEFLEGVDFLFKKGIIVVTPRELINESNWKIPSWIKTISGWWSEDKISDDDFLKIVENLVKRKIIVI, encoded by the coding sequence ATGAATTTGTCAAGTTTCACTATGGATTTGAAATATTCCTCTTTCATTTCAAAAATATTTCAATCAAAAGTTGTATTTCTTTTAATTGGATTTATGCTTACTTCACTACTAGTTTCTGAATTTGCATTTGCTGATGTTCTAATTCCTCCACAAGAATACTTGGGGTATTTTGATTATCAAGGAGTATATACGGTTGGAGGTAATGTAAAAAACCAAAATGATTATGCAGTGATTCCAACCATAACTGTCAGTGTAGTTGATGGAGAAAATATATTTACAAAAACAATATCACATGTGCCAATTCCTCCAAAAACAGATATTCCATTTAAGATAAAAATTCCTGAAGTTCAAGGACAAAATCCTGTATTGTTAGAAGCTAAACTTAATTTTGTGAAAACACAAAAAGATCCAATATCAATTCAAGTTCTTTATGATAACACTCTAATCAAACATGATGACGGTCATGTCACAGGCCGAATTAAAAATATTGGTAATCAAACAGTCTTCAATCCAAAAATTCTTGCAATAGTTCATGGTCATGAAAAAGTTCTTGATATTGTAAATAATATTGAATATATTGAAAAAATTGAACCTAACCAAATTCTAAATTTTTCGATGTATCCTGACCCATCAATTACTGATAAAGTTTTTTTCTATAGTTGTTTTGCCCCTCTGGATACTACTGTAGTTCCAGTTATTGCAAAAAAGAATGGAGGAGATTTTGATTTCCGATATGATTCTGGAGCTTGGTATTCTGCTGCTAAATTCAATGAGGAGGGAACTGTTCTTACAATGCGTGGATACAATAGCTACCCTCTTGAAACTTATGCAAACTTTGAATTTCCACAAATTTCAGGCAAAGAAAAATTTATTGTCACTTTAAATGATAAACCTGTAAAATTTATTCAAAGTGTGGATGAAGCAGGATTTTGGCATGTTGCATTTAATGTAGATCCAATATCACAAGGAACATTAAAAATTACTGGATTTGAAAAAGGATTGCCTCCAGAAACTTCTAAAATTCCAAAATGGATTAAGACAAATGCTAATTGGTGGTCTACAGATCAAATATCTGATTCTGAATTTCTTGAAGGAGTTGATTTCTTGTTCAAAAAAGGAATTATTGTTGTAACTCCAAGAGAGTTAATTAATGAATCAAATTGGAAGATACCTTCATGGATCAAAACCATATCTGGTTGGTGGTCTGAAGATAAAATATCTGATGATGATTTTCTAAAAATAGTTGAAAATCTTGTTAAGAGAAAAATAATTGTGATTTGA
- a CDS encoding rhomboid family protein produces the protein MLPLRDENPHPPGFKPTVTYALIIVNVIVFLFEIAVTGQFLEFTNNNAYNLFYNWGAVPNCVTGATVSTINFGQGPINIPCPSEPYFSLLSSTFLHGGLMHLGGNMLFLWIFGDNIELKFGKIKYLGIYLFWGISAGLIHILGDTSSAIPAVGASGAISGVLGAYLVIFPKAKIQTVMIMGFFMRMMHIQAKWFLPFWLIFQNLLPFFIGGFGIAGDGVAYLAHIGGFVVGLGTGYLYRKTHSSDFTYGTRYGYNAYK, from the coding sequence ATGCTTCCATTAAGAGACGAAAATCCACATCCTCCTGGATTCAAACCTACAGTAACTTATGCCCTGATTATAGTAAATGTAATTGTATTTTTATTTGAAATTGCTGTAACTGGACAATTTTTAGAATTTACAAATAATAATGCATATAATTTATTTTACAATTGGGGAGCCGTACCTAATTGTGTTACAGGCGCTACTGTATCAACAATTAACTTTGGTCAAGGACCAATTAACATACCCTGTCCATCTGAACCATACTTTTCTCTTCTAAGTTCCACTTTCTTGCATGGTGGTTTGATGCATCTTGGAGGTAACATGTTGTTTTTATGGATCTTTGGTGATAATATTGAATTAAAATTTGGAAAAATAAAATATCTTGGAATTTATTTATTTTGGGGAATTAGTGCAGGATTAATTCACATCTTAGGTGATACTTCCAGTGCGATTCCTGCTGTTGGTGCATCTGGTGCAATTTCTGGAGTGTTAGGTGCATACCTTGTAATTTTTCCAAAAGCTAAAATTCAGACTGTCATGATTATGGGATTCTTTATGAGAATGATGCATATTCAAGCAAAATGGTTCTTGCCGTTTTGGCTTATTTTCCAAAATCTACTACCGTTTTTCATAGGTGGATTTGGTATAGCAGGGGATGGCGTTGCATATTTAGCACATATTGGTGGCTTTGTAGTTGGACTTGGTACAGGATATCTATACAGAAAAACCCATAGTTCTGATTTTACATATGGAACAAGATATGGCTACAATGCATACAAGTAA
- a CDS encoding ribonucleoside-diphosphate reductase, adenosylcobalamin-dependent produces MDKSQIESTINEIRKRSGAVTAFNQNKISNAIFKALAATSKADRVLADHLANKVVQKLVEQGFTNSRAPSVEDIQDIVESTLIDSGNSDIAKAYIVYRHERRKLRDEKMKVLNAKSLDSVSKEFDLNCLRVLASRYLFRNNKNEIIESPTQMFERVAILVGIGDILYDAQVFDKSGNISQSTDEARSYLEKLDNFDYKFKIGDYFLNKWHFRSLINHYVTLASKGQMKVSFKDLLTLIAAKKFDSYADKITEYFDLMTAQDFLPNSPTMMNAGGRLGQLSACFVLGMPDDMEKIMKSTSDAALIFKSGGGVGINYSDLREEGDIVASTSGVASGPVSFMNIINTVTEVVKQGGKRRGANMGIIEAWHPDVEKFITNKTEPGVLENFNVSVGIWEDFWNALVNTEDGKYMLRSPRDRKPVKEINAHQLIDLIALSAWKSAEPGLIFFDQINKYNVFAKARQAPLRATNPCGEQSLYPYESCNLGSINLVNLVKRQADGEYEFDWQRYEETIRKTTRFLDNIIDVNHYPVKEIDIASKDSRRIGLGVMGVADLLYKLKIPYNSKEGYELQSKLSEALTYYSMEESVALAKSRGEFPLCSKTEYPEGKIPIAGYYEKPKESHCYEWDALIEKIKKHGIRNVLTTTVAPTGTLSMIADCSNGMEPAFALVFEKRVTVGRFFYTNKIVEEVLKEHGLYSDELLAKIADNYGSLKGIPEIPQWMQDVYVTAMDIHWADHLMAQGVWQDWIGNAIAKTINMPYDVTAEDVKSAYLLAHELGLKGITVYRDGSRHKQVLHMTSENAQKSFEVRPSEHVTKYVTTMISNPYIKSHVHDSLELKFHDEEITSEPTRQEVDEDRLCPTCKNNLVFVEGCSICIECGYSGCTSG; encoded by the coding sequence TTGGATAAATCACAAATAGAAAGTACCATCAATGAGATCCGTAAGCGCAGTGGCGCAGTAACGGCTTTCAATCAAAATAAAATTTCAAACGCTATATTCAAAGCGTTGGCAGCCACATCTAAAGCCGATCGTGTGCTGGCCGATCATTTGGCAAACAAAGTTGTACAAAAACTAGTCGAACAGGGATTCACAAATTCTAGAGCTCCTAGTGTAGAGGATATTCAGGATATCGTAGAATCAACCCTTATCGATTCTGGTAACAGCGACATTGCAAAAGCATACATCGTTTACAGACATGAACGAAGAAAATTAAGAGACGAAAAGATGAAAGTCTTAAACGCAAAATCACTAGATTCTGTATCTAAGGAATTTGATCTAAATTGCTTGAGAGTATTGGCATCTCGATATCTGTTTAGAAATAATAAAAATGAAATCATTGAATCTCCTACTCAGATGTTTGAAAGAGTAGCAATTCTAGTTGGAATCGGTGATATTCTATATGACGCACAAGTATTTGATAAATCTGGAAACATCTCACAAAGTACTGATGAAGCACGTTCATATCTTGAGAAACTAGACAACTTTGATTACAAATTCAAGATTGGAGACTATTTCCTCAACAAATGGCATTTCAGATCATTGATCAATCACTATGTGACACTTGCAAGCAAAGGCCAGATGAAAGTCAGCTTTAAAGATTTGCTCACATTAATTGCAGCCAAAAAATTCGATAGTTATGCAGACAAGATCACAGAATACTTTGATTTGATGACCGCACAAGACTTCCTACCAAATTCACCAACTATGATGAATGCTGGTGGCAGACTCGGTCAACTATCTGCATGCTTTGTTCTTGGCATGCCAGACGACATGGAAAAAATCATGAAATCAACTTCTGATGCAGCACTAATTTTCAAATCTGGTGGTGGAGTTGGAATCAACTACTCTGATCTTCGTGAAGAAGGAGATATTGTTGCATCTACATCTGGTGTAGCATCAGGTCCTGTATCTTTTATGAACATCATCAATACAGTCACTGAAGTTGTAAAACAAGGTGGAAAAAGAAGAGGTGCTAACATGGGAATCATTGAAGCCTGGCATCCAGATGTTGAAAAATTCATTACAAACAAAACTGAGCCTGGAGTTCTAGAAAACTTTAACGTCAGTGTAGGCATTTGGGAAGACTTTTGGAATGCACTTGTAAACACTGAAGATGGGAAGTACATGTTACGTAGTCCACGTGACAGAAAACCAGTAAAAGAAATCAATGCACACCAACTAATTGATCTGATTGCTCTATCTGCCTGGAAGAGTGCAGAACCTGGATTGATCTTCTTTGATCAAATTAACAAATACAATGTATTTGCCAAAGCAAGACAAGCTCCACTCAGAGCTACAAACCCTTGTGGTGAACAGAGTCTGTATCCATACGAATCATGTAACCTCGGTTCTATCAACTTGGTTAATCTTGTAAAAAGACAAGCTGATGGTGAATACGAATTTGATTGGCAAAGATATGAAGAAACAATCAGAAAGACAACCAGATTCTTAGATAACATCATTGATGTGAATCACTATCCAGTAAAAGAAATTGATATTGCATCAAAAGATTCTAGAAGAATTGGATTGGGTGTAATGGGTGTTGCAGATCTATTATACAAACTAAAGATTCCATACAATTCCAAAGAAGGATATGAACTACAATCAAAACTTTCTGAAGCACTAACGTATTATTCAATGGAGGAAAGTGTAGCTCTTGCAAAATCAAGAGGCGAATTCCCACTTTGCTCAAAGACAGAATATCCAGAAGGAAAAATTCCAATCGCAGGATACTATGAGAAACCAAAAGAATCTCATTGTTATGAATGGGATGCACTAATTGAGAAAATCAAGAAGCATGGAATAAGAAATGTCTTGACTACTACAGTAGCTCCAACAGGAACACTATCTATGATTGCTGATTGCTCTAATGGTATGGAACCAGCATTTGCTCTAGTGTTTGAAAAGAGAGTAACTGTAGGGAGATTCTTCTATACAAACAAAATTGTTGAAGAAGTACTCAAAGAACATGGTCTATACAGCGACGAATTATTGGCAAAAATTGCAGACAACTATGGATCCCTTAAAGGAATTCCGGAAATTCCACAATGGATGCAAGACGTCTATGTCACTGCAATGGATATTCACTGGGCTGATCATCTCATGGCTCAAGGTGTATGGCAAGACTGGATTGGTAATGCAATTGCCAAGACAATTAACATGCCATATGATGTGACTGCAGAAGACGTAAAATCTGCATATCTACTTGCTCATGAATTGGGACTAAAAGGAATCACTGTATACCGTGATGGTTCTAGACATAAACAAGTACTTCACATGACAAGTGAAAATGCCCAAAAATCATTCGAAGTTAGACCAAGTGAACACGTCACAAAATATGTAACAACAATGATTTCAAATCCATACATCAAATCACATGTACATGATTCACTTGAACTAAAGTTCCATGATGAAGAAATTACATCCGAACCAACAAGACAAGAAGTAGATGAAGATAGACTCTGTCCAACTTGCAAAAACAATCTTGTATTTGTAGAAGGATGTAGTATCTGCATAGAATGTGGATACAGCGGATGTACTTCTGGATGA
- a CDS encoding regulatory protein ArsR, translated as MELDEELEEPKRSGILQSTSKRVRMIFSVMASPNRIDILRILNSKGPLTYSELKSLAGFKSKKESGKFAYHLRKLLRQSLVALNKSERRYTITNLGKLVLSLARQIEERSIIESGKMYVRTSHESIEEFNSHKIIQSLVREGSLPLELAQKITEEVENRIYKYQTTYLTGSLIREMVNSVLLEHGHEEYRNKLARLGMPVYDIQEMLTNLDNVDNGAEGLLFNTGQKVFAEHLLTNVLPKDVADSHLSGDMHISNPGIWSMIPDTIFVNVKELIEDGVILGGKYLDVSRITSSKSLDEVTSSLSIIISLLSKEASQEIVLDGLVPLFTKHSKTIPELEQKLTDAFATASTTSKYNKRSTNVSIRLQLGSDLKIVNAIINAYKNYTKITPIPKIGLIVDFDKGKITDVSEALAEIISIGGKVMFAKGEVSSYGITNGTNKNSGPLAITLQSVSINLPRLAFESNKDETYFRARLALLMKPALSSMALRKKDISDLTRRGLNPILAKNTQYMQRSSVSLIVNLVGLKESVFNILGFQDNKEGRDVLNKVIETAVDVAAKKGKELGDTVAISMTETEGSSRFANLDGEKYGKNSALNSMDGDSYSQGIVLRASEIDDYTSKTDIVSECNKLSKLLNGGLLVTLDIDQNATHADIKKSIEKAAELTPSFRPVKKVALCGECGFKDEPFVDKCPKCKSSYVI; from the coding sequence ATGGAATTAGATGAAGAGCTAGAAGAGCCAAAGCGAAGCGGCATTCTTCAATCTACATCAAAACGTGTAAGAATGATCTTTTCTGTAATGGCAAGTCCAAACAGAATTGATATTTTAAGAATTTTAAATTCAAAGGGCCCATTAACATATTCTGAATTAAAGTCTCTGGCAGGATTCAAATCTAAAAAAGAGAGTGGTAAATTTGCATATCATTTAAGAAAACTACTTAGACAATCTCTTGTGGCCCTAAACAAATCTGAAAGACGTTATACAATTACAAACCTTGGAAAACTTGTATTGAGTTTAGCCAGACAAATTGAAGAAAGATCTATTATAGAAAGTGGAAAAATGTATGTTAGGACATCACACGAATCCATCGAAGAATTCAATTCTCATAAAATTATTCAATCTCTAGTCCGTGAAGGTAGTCTACCATTAGAATTAGCCCAAAAAATTACTGAAGAAGTTGAAAATAGAATTTACAAATATCAGACCACATATCTTACCGGTTCTCTTATTAGAGAAATGGTAAATTCTGTTCTTTTAGAACACGGTCATGAGGAATACCGCAATAAATTAGCACGCCTAGGCATGCCTGTATATGATATTCAGGAAATGCTCACAAATCTAGATAATGTAGATAATGGTGCAGAAGGCCTACTTTTCAATACTGGTCAGAAAGTTTTTGCAGAACATTTACTCACCAACGTATTACCAAAAGATGTTGCTGATTCACATCTCTCTGGAGATATGCATATCTCAAATCCAGGAATCTGGTCTATGATACCCGATACAATATTTGTTAACGTTAAGGAACTAATTGAAGATGGAGTTATCCTTGGCGGAAAATATCTCGATGTATCAAGAATCACATCATCAAAATCACTTGATGAAGTTACATCTTCTTTATCAATAATCATATCATTACTTTCCAAAGAAGCCTCACAAGAAATTGTACTTGATGGATTAGTTCCACTATTTACAAAACACTCCAAGACAATTCCTGAACTTGAACAAAAATTAACAGATGCATTTGCAACTGCTTCCACTACATCTAAATATAATAAAAGAAGTACTAATGTTTCAATTAGACTTCAATTAGGCTCTGATCTTAAAATTGTTAATGCAATAATTAATGCATACAAAAATTACACAAAGATTACCCCAATTCCAAAAATTGGTTTGATTGTAGACTTTGATAAAGGAAAGATCACTGATGTTTCTGAAGCATTAGCCGAAATAATTTCAATTGGTGGAAAAGTCATGTTTGCAAAAGGCGAAGTATCAAGCTACGGTATTACAAATGGTACAAATAAAAATTCTGGCCCACTCGCAATAACATTACAATCTGTTTCAATTAATCTTCCAAGACTTGCATTTGAATCTAACAAAGATGAAACATACTTTAGAGCAAGACTTGCATTACTTATGAAACCTGCATTGTCTTCTATGGCATTAAGAAAAAAAGATATTTCTGATCTTACTAGAAGAGGACTAAATCCAATCCTTGCAAAAAATACACAATATATGCAAAGAAGTTCTGTATCTCTTATTGTTAATCTCGTAGGTCTCAAGGAATCTGTTTTCAATATTCTTGGATTCCAAGATAATAAAGAAGGAAGAGATGTACTCAATAAAGTAATAGAAACTGCAGTAGATGTCGCAGCCAAAAAAGGTAAGGAACTCGGCGATACTGTAGCGATATCAATGACTGAAACTGAAGGATCTAGTCGATTTGCAAACTTAGATGGTGAGAAATACGGTAAAAACTCTGCTCTTAATTCTATGGATGGTGATTCTTATTCACAGGGGATAGTTCTTCGTGCCTCTGAAATAGATGATTACACAAGTAAAACTGATATCGTCTCTGAGTGTAACAAATTATCTAAACTACTTAATGGCGGATTGCTAGTCACACTTGATATTGATCAGAACGCTACTCATGCAGATATCAAAAAATCAATTGAAAAAGCAGCAGAACTGACACCATCCTTTAGACCCGTGAAGAAAGTAGCACTATGTGGCGAATGTGGATTCAAAGATGAACCCTTTGTTGATAAGTGTCCAAAGTGCAAGTCTTCATATGTAATCTGA
- a CDS encoding DNA topoisomerase type IA Zn finger domain-containing protein — MSLTRFPIKIVLVNSLQKLPAKKTKFQILQVKKTRHVVKSTKSKIAIFKKEIVQYLDINGYLSWSSKDRKYMILGTNSPKNGLVECPECRLGQLMVIRSRSTRKRFMGCSNFYGGCKASSPLLQKAKLRAMKIPCEICKWPMIIFRYSRKQKWTRQCSNFNCDSRKVKLSK; from the coding sequence ATGTCACTGACCAGATTCCCTATAAAAATCGTTTTAGTAAATTCATTACAGAAATTGCCCGCAAAGAAAACAAAGTTTCAGATCTTACAAGTAAAAAAAACAAGACATGTAGTCAAATCTACCAAGTCCAAAATAGCGATTTTCAAAAAAGAGATCGTACAATATTTGGACATTAACGGATATCTTTCGTGGTCTTCAAAAGACAGAAAATATATGATTCTAGGAACAAATTCTCCAAAAAATGGATTGGTTGAATGTCCAGAATGTAGATTAGGTCAGTTAATGGTAATCAGATCAAGATCCACTAGAAAGAGATTCATGGGTTGTTCAAACTTCTACGGAGGGTGTAAAGCATCTTCACCACTCTTACAAAAAGCAAAACTCAGAGCAATGAAAATTCCATGTGAAATCTGTAAGTGGCCAATGATAATTTTTCGTTATTCAAGAAAACAGAAGTGGACAAGGCAGTGTTCCAATTTTAATTGTGATAGCAGAAAGGTTAAGCTTTCAAAGTAG
- a CDS encoding 4-oxalocrotonate tautomerase produces the protein MPLITVSMYPGRTQQQKDEYAKAITKSAVEILKTKESHVIVVFEDNPKENWFLAGNQL, from the coding sequence ATGCCTTTGATTACAGTGTCAATGTATCCAGGACGAACTCAACAACAAAAAGATGAATATGCAAAAGCAATTACAAAATCAGCTGTTGAGATTCTAAAAACAAAAGAATCTCATGTTATCGTAGTTTTTGAGGATAATCCAAAAGAAAATTGGTTTCTTGCAGGAAATCAACTTTAA